Proteins from a single region of Sphingomonas swuensis:
- a CDS encoding phospholipase D-like domain-containing protein → MIVDACDYYHIIRQMMERANHRILIIGWDFDPRILLDRGESRESLGDFLLGIARKKPNVDIRILKWDLGALKLLVRGKALGWLARLAWQKSIKFTLDHAHPAGCSHHQKIVVIDDSFAICGGIDMTGDRWDKSAHLDDEPGRVRPNGKPYGPWHDVTMAVDGPLARALAELSRDRWRRATGEELPKIEPRDDLWPDELDPHFTDARFAIARTQAPYKDWEEVREIEALFVDAIESAKRFIYLENQYFTSPRIAAAIMRRMEAPEPPEIVLVTPITADGWLEQVAMDATRLRLMKIIGAVDPEDRFRIYTPKTKGGQDIYVHAKVMIVDDAFLKIGSANMNNRSLGLDSECDLALVDEERHRDCVRAVREQLMAEHLGASEEEVREVFERTGSLRATIAELTRPGERRLEPLPYEKPDGTACFIAETELLDPKSPDAMFEGMTRRTLFDPLRGRFKALRRRGKKLPV, encoded by the coding sequence GTGATCGTCGACGCCTGCGATTATTACCACATCATCCGGCAGATGATGGAGCGGGCAAACCACCGCATCCTAATCATCGGCTGGGACTTCGATCCGCGGATCCTGCTCGATCGCGGGGAAAGTCGCGAAAGCCTCGGCGACTTCCTGCTCGGGATCGCCCGCAAGAAGCCCAACGTCGACATCCGGATCCTCAAATGGGACCTCGGCGCATTGAAGCTGCTGGTCCGCGGCAAGGCGCTGGGCTGGCTCGCCCGGCTGGCCTGGCAGAAGTCGATCAAGTTCACCCTCGACCATGCCCATCCCGCGGGCTGCAGCCACCACCAGAAGATCGTGGTGATCGACGACAGCTTCGCCATCTGCGGCGGGATCGACATGACCGGCGACCGCTGGGACAAGTCCGCCCATCTCGACGACGAGCCGGGCCGGGTCCGTCCCAACGGCAAGCCCTACGGGCCGTGGCACGACGTCACCATGGCGGTCGACGGGCCGCTCGCCCGGGCGCTGGCCGAACTCAGCCGCGATCGCTGGCGGCGCGCGACGGGCGAGGAACTGCCCAAGATCGAGCCGCGCGACGATCTCTGGCCCGACGAGCTCGACCCGCACTTCACCGACGCCCGCTTCGCCATCGCCCGGACCCAGGCGCCCTACAAGGACTGGGAGGAAGTGCGCGAGATCGAGGCGCTGTTCGTGGATGCGATCGAGAGCGCCAAGCGCTTCATCTACCTCGAGAACCAGTATTTCACCTCGCCCCGGATCGCCGCGGCGATCATGCGGCGGATGGAGGCGCCCGAGCCGCCCGAGATCGTGCTCGTCACCCCGATCACCGCCGACGGCTGGCTCGAACAGGTGGCGATGGACGCGACCCGGTTGCGGCTGATGAAGATCATCGGCGCGGTCGATCCCGAGGACCGCTTCCGCATCTACACGCCGAAAACCAAAGGCGGGCAGGACATCTACGTCCATGCCAAGGTGATGATCGTCGATGACGCCTTCCTCAAGATCGGGTCGGCCAACATGAACAACCGCAGCCTTGGTCTCGACAGCGAGTGCGACCTCGCGCTGGTCGACGAGGAGCGGCACCGCGACTGCGTCCGAGCCGTGCGCGAACAACTGATGGCCGAGCATCTCGGGGCGAGCGAGGAGGAAGTTCGCGAGGTCTTCGAACGCACCGGCTCGCTCCGCGCCACCATCGCCGAACTGACCCGGCCGGGCGAGCGGCGGCTCGAGCCACTGCCCTACGAGAAGCCCGACGGCACCGCCTGCTTCATCGCCGAGACCGAACTGCTCGATCCCAAGAGCCCCGACGCGATGTTCGAAGGCATGACCCGCCGCACCCTGTTCGATCCCCTGCGCGGCCGCTTCAAAGCGCTTCGCCGACGGGGGAAGAAGCTGCCGGTCTGA
- a CDS encoding alpha/beta hydrolase, with protein MARSSQRRRWQNIPRVAADLVDRFGWSPVALLNTVDRLYPGRGDRARKAGEAVRYGPHARHHLDVWVPSHPDSARLPVIVFFYGGGWHSGERVDYGFAAAAFAAQGFVAVVPDYRLVPEVRYPDFLEDAALALRWVWSNIAFYGGDPAKITVGGHSAGAYIAAMLALDPRWLTSVQLPPSTIKAGVLLSGPFDFAPFREWRGRATFGSYHDPAETQPINHVRADAPPLLLQHGSSDRLVYAKNSKSLDTALARVGAPHELRLYPGCDHAGTVVALSRPFRSRHPVLADAVSFLRSALELPTSPPRT; from the coding sequence ATGGCCCGCTCGTCCCAGCGGCGCCGCTGGCAGAACATCCCCCGGGTCGCGGCCGACCTCGTCGACCGCTTCGGCTGGAGCCCGGTGGCGCTGCTCAACACCGTCGACCGCCTCTATCCCGGCCGCGGCGATCGCGCTCGCAAGGCGGGCGAGGCAGTCCGCTACGGTCCTCACGCCCGCCACCATCTCGATGTCTGGGTGCCGAGCCACCCGGACTCGGCCAGGCTTCCGGTAATCGTCTTCTTCTATGGCGGCGGCTGGCATTCGGGCGAGCGGGTCGATTACGGCTTCGCCGCCGCCGCCTTCGCCGCGCAGGGCTTCGTCGCGGTCGTTCCCGACTACCGGCTGGTGCCCGAGGTGCGTTACCCCGACTTCCTCGAGGATGCCGCGCTGGCGCTTCGCTGGGTGTGGAGCAACATCGCCTTCTACGGCGGCGACCCGGCGAAGATCACCGTCGGCGGGCACAGCGCGGGTGCCTACATCGCGGCCATGCTGGCGCTCGACCCGCGCTGGCTGACATCGGTCCAGCTTCCGCCCTCGACGATCAAGGCGGGGGTGCTCCTGTCGGGCCCGTTCGACTTCGCGCCGTTCCGCGAGTGGCGCGGGCGGGCGACCTTCGGAAGCTATCACGATCCGGCCGAGACCCAGCCGATCAACCATGTCCGGGCCGACGCTCCGCCGCTCCTCCTCCAGCACGGCAGTTCGGACCGGCTGGTCTATGCCAAGAACAGCAAGAGCCTCGATACGGCACTGGCCCGGGTCGGCGCCCCGCACGAGCTTCGCCTCTATCCCGGCTGCGACCATGCCGGCACCGTCGTCGCGCTGAGCCGACCCTTCCGGAGCCGCCATCCGGTGCTCGCCGACGCAGTCTCTTTCTTGCGCTCGGCCCTGGAGCTTCCCACTTCCCCGCCAAGGACATGA
- the hslV gene encoding ATP-dependent protease subunit HslV has translation MSGNSMEHWHGTTILGVRKDGQTVIAGDGQVSMGNTVMKPNAKKVRRLGRDGAVIGGFAGATADAFTLFERLEKKLETHHGQLLRAAVELAKDWRTDKFLRNLEAMMIVADREVMLVITGNGDVLEPEGGIAAIGSGGNYALAAAKALTEYEADAEKLARRAMAIAAEVCVFTNDRLTVETV, from the coding sequence ATGAGCGGAAACAGCATGGAACATTGGCACGGCACCACCATCCTCGGGGTGCGCAAGGACGGGCAGACGGTGATCGCCGGCGACGGCCAGGTCAGCATGGGCAACACGGTGATGAAGCCCAACGCCAAGAAGGTCCGGCGCCTCGGGCGTGACGGCGCGGTGATCGGCGGTTTCGCGGGTGCCACGGCCGACGCCTTCACCCTCTTCGAGCGGCTCGAGAAGAAGCTCGAGACCCACCACGGACAATTGCTCCGAGCGGCGGTCGAGCTCGCCAAGGATTGGCGGACCGACAAATTTCTCCGCAACCTCGAGGCGATGATGATCGTCGCCGACCGCGAGGTCATGCTGGTGATCACCGGCAACGGCGACGTGCTCGAGCCCGAGGGCGGGATCGCGGCGATCGGATCGGGCGGCAATTACGCGCTCGCCGCCGCCAAGGCGCTCACCGAATATGAGGCCGATGCCGAGAAGCTCGCCCGGCGCGCCATGGCGATTGCCGCCGAGGTCTGTGTCTTCACCAACGACCGGCTGACCGTCGAAACGGTCTGA
- a CDS encoding aldo/keto reductase: MLYSRLGTSGLIVSRLSLGTMTFGTGGGNKAIAKTDPAAAGRILDRAIEAGVNFIDTADVYSEGQSEEMLGQLIEGRRHDLIIATKAGWRSGKPLHRSGLSAAHLHLSIDESLKRLGTDYTDVYIAHRTDDETPLEETLQALDAIVKAGKARYLGVSNWAPWKVAAALELQRANGWAPFTHVQMMYHLLGRGIEQEMTGMLAHYGLGLTAWSPLAGGFLSGKYTRENLDDPNFRLSGFDMIPFDKEQGFALVEQMRGIAEGHGVSVAQVALAWLLAKKAVSSVIIGASRIEQLDDNLAAADLALSTEEVAALDEATAPVPDYPAWVTRVVDQPISNALAAKPGERPTLEAPNVV; this comes from the coding sequence ATGCTCTACTCACGGCTCGGCACGTCCGGCCTGATCGTCTCGCGTCTGAGCCTCGGGACCATGACCTTCGGTACCGGTGGCGGCAACAAGGCCATCGCCAAGACCGATCCGGCTGCGGCCGGGCGGATCCTCGACCGCGCGATCGAGGCGGGGGTCAATTTCATCGACACCGCCGACGTCTATTCGGAAGGCCAGTCCGAAGAGATGCTCGGGCAGCTGATCGAGGGCCGCCGTCATGACCTGATCATCGCCACCAAGGCCGGCTGGCGGAGCGGCAAGCCGCTTCACCGCAGCGGCCTCTCGGCGGCGCACCTTCACCTGTCGATCGACGAGAGCCTGAAACGCCTCGGCACCGACTACACCGACGTCTACATCGCCCATCGCACCGACGACGAGACGCCGCTCGAGGAAACGCTGCAGGCGCTCGACGCGATCGTGAAGGCGGGCAAGGCGCGCTACCTCGGCGTGTCCAACTGGGCGCCGTGGAAGGTCGCCGCGGCGCTCGAGCTCCAGCGCGCCAATGGCTGGGCGCCCTTCACTCACGTCCAGATGATGTACCATCTGCTCGGCCGCGGCATCGAGCAGGAGATGACCGGCATGCTCGCCCACTATGGTCTCGGGCTGACCGCCTGGAGCCCGCTCGCCGGCGGCTTCCTGAGCGGCAAGTACACCCGCGAGAATCTCGACGACCCCAACTTCCGCCTGTCAGGCTTCGACATGATCCCCTTCGACAAGGAGCAGGGATTTGCCTTGGTCGAGCAGATGCGCGGCATTGCCGAGGGTCATGGGGTCAGCGTCGCGCAGGTCGCGCTGGCCTGGCTGCTCGCGAAGAAAGCGGTGTCGAGCGTCATCATCGGAGCCTCGCGGATCGAGCAGCTCGACGACAATCTGGCGGCCGCCGACCTTGCGCTCAGCACCGAGGAAGTGGCCGCGCTCGACGAGGCGACCGCTCCTGTTCCCGACTATCCGGCCTGGGTCACCCGAGTGGTCGACCAGCCGATCAGCAATGCGCTGGCCGCCAAGCCCGGCGAGCGCCCGACCCTCGAGGCACCCAACGTCGTATGA
- the hslU gene encoding ATP-dependent protease ATPase subunit HslU translates to MNDNLTPKTIVAALDSHIVGQADAKRAVAVAMRNRWRRQQLGPELRNEVTPKNILMIGPTGCGKTEISRRLAKLADAPFVKVEATKFTEVGYVGRDVEQIARDLVEEAVRLEKDRRRDRVRKAAEEAAMERLLDALTGKGSSEATRASFRARHYDGSLDTAEVEIEVSEAPAMPFDLPGQGGVGMINLSEMMSKAMGGAPKKRRKLKVPAAFAKLTEEEADKRLDQDDISRVALADAEANGIVFLDEIDKIAVSDVRGGSVSREGVQRDLLPLIEGTTVSTKYGPLKTDHILFIASGAFHVAKPSDLLPELQGRLPIRVELQALTEADFVRILSSTRASLTEQYQALLGTEGVTIRFTEDGIQALARIAAEVNESVENIGARRLQTVMEKLLETISFEAEDRRGEELTVDSAFVESQLASLARNTDLSRYVL, encoded by the coding sequence ATGAATGACAATCTCACCCCGAAGACCATCGTCGCCGCGCTCGATTCGCACATCGTCGGCCAAGCCGACGCCAAGCGCGCCGTCGCCGTGGCGATGCGCAACCGCTGGCGGCGCCAGCAGCTCGGTCCCGAGCTGCGCAACGAGGTCACGCCCAAGAACATCCTGATGATCGGGCCGACCGGCTGCGGCAAGACCGAGATCAGCCGCCGGCTGGCGAAGCTTGCCGACGCGCCCTTCGTCAAGGTCGAGGCGACCAAGTTCACCGAGGTCGGCTATGTCGGCCGTGACGTCGAGCAGATCGCCCGCGACCTCGTCGAGGAAGCCGTCCGGCTCGAGAAGGACCGACGCCGCGACCGGGTCCGCAAGGCCGCCGAGGAGGCCGCGATGGAGCGGCTGCTCGACGCGCTGACCGGCAAGGGCTCGAGCGAGGCGACCCGCGCCTCCTTCCGCGCCCGCCATTACGACGGGAGCCTCGACACGGCCGAAGTCGAAATCGAGGTCAGCGAGGCGCCGGCCATGCCGTTCGACCTGCCGGGGCAGGGCGGGGTCGGGATGATCAACCTCAGCGAGATGATGAGCAAGGCGATGGGCGGCGCGCCCAAGAAGCGGCGCAAGCTCAAGGTCCCGGCCGCCTTCGCCAAGCTGACCGAGGAAGAGGCCGACAAGCGCCTCGACCAGGACGACATCAGCCGGGTCGCGCTGGCCGACGCCGAGGCCAACGGGATCGTCTTCCTCGACGAGATCGACAAGATCGCGGTCAGCGATGTGCGCGGCGGATCAGTGAGCCGAGAGGGCGTCCAGCGCGACCTCCTGCCGCTGATCGAGGGCACCACCGTCTCGACCAAATACGGGCCGCTCAAGACCGACCACATCCTGTTCATTGCCTCGGGGGCGTTCCACGTCGCCAAGCCGTCCGACCTGCTGCCCGAACTCCAGGGTCGCTTGCCGATCCGGGTCGAGCTCCAGGCGCTTACCGAGGCCGACTTCGTCCGCATCCTGTCCTCGACCCGGGCGAGCCTGACCGAGCAGTATCAGGCGCTGCTCGGCACCGAGGGCGTGACGATCCGCTTCACCGAGGATGGGATCCAGGCGCTTGCCCGGATCGCCGCCGAGGTGAACGAGAGCGTCGAGAACATCGGCGCGCGGCGGCTCCAGACGGTGATGGAGAAATTGCTCGAGACCATCAGCTTCGAGGCGGAGGACCGGCGCGGCGAGGAGCTGACGGTCGATTCGGCCTTCGTCGAGAGCCAGCTCGCGAGCCTCGCCCGGAACACCGACCTGTCGCGCTACGTGCTGTGA
- a CDS encoding TIGR02117 family protein: MLAAVPLLYLAAALAGSLTPVNAAWKEPDEGTTIYLRSNGVHLDIIMPARAQGLDWRPLIRAGDFADAPDDPRWFGFGAGERQVYLETPTWSEIRPVTIWSALAGGTRVLHVDRTREPGADLYALRLRPAEYRRLWAAVRAEFDGVPRRIEHPGYGPDDAFYHGRGKASAVSTCNNWVADKLRLAGVRTSLWSPFAQGITWRYRPVEAR, encoded by the coding sequence GTGCTGGCGGCGGTCCCGCTGCTCTATCTGGCGGCGGCGCTGGCCGGTTCGCTGACGCCGGTGAACGCCGCCTGGAAGGAGCCCGACGAGGGCACCACCATCTATCTTCGCTCGAACGGCGTGCACCTCGACATCATCATGCCCGCCCGCGCTCAGGGGCTCGACTGGCGGCCGCTGATCCGGGCCGGCGACTTTGCCGACGCGCCGGATGACCCGCGCTGGTTCGGCTTCGGCGCCGGCGAGCGACAGGTCTATCTGGAAACTCCGACATGGTCCGAGATCAGGCCCGTCACCATCTGGTCGGCGCTCGCCGGAGGGACCCGCGTCCTCCATGTCGACCGGACCCGGGAGCCGGGCGCCGACCTCTACGCCCTCCGCCTCCGTCCCGCGGAATATCGCCGCCTGTGGGCCGCGGTCCGGGCCGAATTCGACGGCGTGCCGCGGCGCATCGAGCACCCCGGATACGGACCGGATGACGCCTTCTACCATGGCCGCGGAAAGGCCAGCGCGGTCAGCACCTGCAACAACTGGGTCGCGGACAAGCTCCGGCTCGCCGGTGTCCGCACCAGCCTGTGGAGCCCGTTCGCGCAAGGCATCACCTGGCGCTACCGACCGGTCGAAGCGCGCTAG
- the yajC gene encoding preprotein translocase subunit YajC gives MINSNLMFSAAAANGAPASGPAFLLGILPWLLIFVIFYFLMIRPQQRRVKQHQEMIGAIKKGDEVVTAGGIRGRVTRVVDERELEVEIAQGVRVRVVRATLSQVLTPQTNPAND, from the coding sequence ATGATCAACAGCAACCTGATGTTCAGTGCCGCGGCCGCCAACGGCGCTCCCGCCTCCGGTCCCGCCTTCCTGCTCGGGATCCTGCCCTGGCTCCTCATCTTCGTCATCTTCTATTTCCTGATGATCCGCCCGCAGCAGCGGCGCGTGAAGCAGCATCAGGAGATGATCGGCGCGATCAAGAAGGGCGACGAGGTCGTGACTGCCGGCGGTATCCGCGGCCGCGTCACCCGAGTCGTCGACGAGCGCGAGCTTGAGGTCGAGATCGCGCAGGGCGTCCGGGTGCGGGTGGTCCGCGCGACGCTGAGCCAGGTGCTGACACCGCAGACCAACCCGGCCAACGACTGA